From Luteolibacter yonseiensis, the proteins below share one genomic window:
- a CDS encoding DUF420 domain-containing protein: MNDERKQWLSRPPQEALSKKLGTIAWILTAAVLALVMVMRGPKIPLPDGWSFAFLPPVHAVLNSLVAVSLIAAIVAVKQGKIRLHRIFVSIAMLLSVGFLLCYVAYHFTTPETRYGGEGALRLVYFFLLATHIVLAAVSLPFILLTFIAAHTNRFAAHRKLARWVFPIWLYVAVTGPVCYLMLKPYYG, from the coding sequence ATGAATGACGAGCGCAAACAATGGCTGTCCCGCCCGCCGCAGGAAGCCCTCTCGAAAAAACTCGGCACCATCGCCTGGATCCTGACCGCGGCGGTGCTCGCCCTGGTGATGGTCATGCGCGGGCCGAAGATTCCTTTGCCGGACGGCTGGTCGTTCGCCTTCCTGCCTCCGGTGCACGCGGTGCTGAATTCGCTGGTGGCCGTCTCGCTCATCGCCGCCATCGTCGCGGTGAAACAGGGGAAAATCCGTCTGCACCGGATTTTCGTTTCCATCGCGATGCTGTTGTCTGTCGGATTCCTCCTTTGCTACGTGGCCTACCATTTCACCACGCCGGAAACCCGCTACGGCGGAGAGGGCGCGCTGCGCCTCGTCTATTTCTTCCTGCTCGCCACCCATATCGTCCTCGCGGCGGTGAGCCTGCCGTTCATTCTTCTCACCTTCATCGCCGCACACACGAACCGTTTCGCCGCACACCGGAAACTGGCGCGGTGGGTGTTTCCCATCTGGCTTTACGTGGCGGTCACCGGGCCTGTCTGCTACCTGATGTTGAAACCGTATTACGGATGA
- a CDS encoding EF-hand domain-containing protein: MKTIPVSLLVTGMLMPVLCLAQPPEQEKTPPGEGKGRPPGPRPPFAETWKAADKDNDGFLSTAEFAAMPRIVNIPEEKRANIFKRLDKDGDGKLSREELGRFGKPHDKGDHPAKRFWELDSDKSGGISLEEFKAGEVFKKLPPEKQDTVFRRLDTDGDGVITPKDKPEPPFRGPKKDGDRPEKPPEQINRKLDTNGDGSLSFEEFRLGPAVKNLTEDQQEERFELLDRNNDLKISTEDFPPPPPKQKPDAPKPEEAKPAE; the protein is encoded by the coding sequence ATGAAAACAATCCCTGTTTCCTTACTTGTCACCGGAATGCTGATGCCAGTCCTGTGCCTTGCCCAACCGCCGGAACAGGAGAAGACGCCGCCGGGTGAGGGAAAGGGACGCCCGCCGGGGCCCCGTCCGCCATTTGCCGAAACCTGGAAGGCCGCGGACAAGGACAACGATGGATTCCTGTCCACCGCCGAGTTCGCCGCCATGCCCCGCATCGTGAACATCCCGGAGGAAAAGCGCGCGAACATTTTCAAACGTCTCGACAAGGATGGTGACGGCAAGCTCAGCCGCGAAGAGCTCGGCCGCTTCGGAAAACCCCACGACAAGGGTGACCACCCGGCGAAACGGTTCTGGGAACTCGACTCCGACAAGAGCGGCGGGATCAGTCTGGAGGAGTTCAAGGCAGGTGAGGTTTTCAAGAAACTTCCGCCGGAGAAACAGGATACGGTGTTCCGCCGCCTGGACACGGACGGCGACGGTGTCATCACTCCGAAGGACAAACCCGAGCCTCCGTTCCGCGGCCCGAAAAAAGACGGTGACCGCCCGGAGAAACCGCCCGAGCAGATCAACCGCAAGCTGGATACCAATGGCGACGGTTCACTTTCCTTCGAGGAATTCCGTCTCGGGCCTGCGGTGAAAAACCTCACCGAGGACCAGCAGGAAGAGCGCTTCGAGCTGCTGGATCGGAACAACGATCTGAAGATCTCGACCGAGGATTTTCCACCGCCACCGCCCAAGCAGAAACCTGATGCTCCGAAGCCGGAGGAAGCCAAGCCGGCGGAGTGA
- the metF gene encoding methylenetetrahydrofolate reductase [NAD(P)H], whose amino-acid sequence MHIRDILSDPKPSLSFEFFPPRSAAAWEDLYQAIRELEPLHPTFVSVTYGAGGGTRELTHDLVVRIKETTSIPPVPHLTCVGHSEEEVFEILERYAKAGVSNILALRGDPPKDRPDYDWSESGFRHAADLVAFIRKFNESGAHPDPRGFGIGVAGFPEGHPTTPNRVDELDFLKAKVDAGADYICTQLFFDNHDFLDFRDRCDFAGIRVPIIAGVMPVTSLSGMKRMAELAAGARYPAKLLRALERAKANPEAVERVGIHYAAEQCAGLLDEGVDGIHFYTLNKSHATREIYNSLGLTAGV is encoded by the coding sequence ATGCACATCCGCGACATTCTCAGCGACCCGAAGCCATCGCTCTCGTTTGAATTCTTTCCGCCACGCAGCGCGGCGGCATGGGAGGACCTTTACCAGGCCATCCGCGAATTGGAACCGCTGCACCCCACCTTTGTCTCGGTGACCTACGGCGCGGGCGGCGGCACGCGGGAACTGACGCATGATCTCGTGGTGCGCATCAAGGAAACCACCTCGATCCCGCCGGTCCCCCATCTCACATGCGTGGGCCACTCGGAGGAGGAGGTTTTTGAAATCCTCGAACGTTATGCGAAAGCGGGGGTGAGCAACATCCTGGCGTTGCGCGGAGATCCGCCCAAGGACAGGCCGGATTACGATTGGTCGGAAAGCGGCTTCCGCCATGCGGCGGACCTCGTGGCGTTCATCCGCAAATTCAACGAGTCCGGCGCACACCCGGACCCGCGCGGATTCGGCATCGGGGTGGCGGGATTTCCCGAAGGCCACCCGACGACGCCGAACCGGGTGGATGAACTCGATTTCCTGAAGGCGAAGGTGGATGCGGGAGCTGACTACATCTGCACCCAGTTGTTCTTCGACAACCACGACTTCCTGGACTTCCGCGACCGTTGCGATTTCGCGGGCATCCGTGTGCCGATCATCGCCGGCGTGATGCCGGTGACCTCGCTCTCGGGGATGAAACGGATGGCCGAGCTCGCCGCGGGCGCGCGCTATCCGGCCAAGCTCCTGCGTGCCTTGGAACGGGCGAAGGCGAATCCGGAGGCCGTCGAGCGTGTGGGCATCCACTACGCGGCGGAGCAATGCGCGGGCCTGCTCGACGAGGGAGTGGATGGCATCCACTTCTACACGCTGAACAAAAGCCACGCCACGCGGGAGATCTACAACAGCCTCGGGCTGACGGCGGGGGTCTGA
- a CDS encoding segregation/condensation protein A — translation MEATDYKVRLEIFEGPLDLLLYLIKKDEVDIHSISIERITRQYLDYINTFKLLNIDLASEFIVMAANLMYLKSRTLLPRVDQPPEEDAEDDDPRWELIRQLIEYKKFKDAAGFLSLKEMEQEGSFAHQPDAADAPVEEPPALAEVSIFDLIRAFQNVLKRFEESHDFGDIIDDRYTVSDKIELLLGHFKPGESRRFETLFQSATTKAEVIVTFLALLELMKLNQFIVRQNELLGDIVIERRDNQSVAALEAAEVGADYA, via the coding sequence GTGGAAGCCACCGACTACAAAGTCCGCCTCGAAATCTTCGAAGGCCCCCTCGATCTGCTGCTCTATCTCATCAAAAAGGACGAGGTGGACATCCATTCGATCTCAATCGAGCGCATCACCCGGCAGTATCTGGACTACATCAACACCTTCAAACTGCTGAACATCGACCTCGCTTCCGAGTTCATCGTCATGGCGGCGAACCTGATGTATCTGAAAAGCCGGACCCTGCTTCCCCGTGTCGACCAACCGCCGGAGGAAGACGCGGAGGACGACGATCCGCGCTGGGAGCTGATCCGGCAGCTCATCGAATACAAGAAGTTCAAGGATGCCGCCGGTTTCCTCAGCCTCAAGGAAATGGAACAGGAAGGCAGCTTCGCCCACCAACCGGACGCGGCGGACGCTCCTGTGGAAGAGCCGCCCGCGTTGGCGGAGGTCTCGATCTTCGACCTGATCCGCGCGTTCCAGAACGTGTTGAAACGCTTCGAGGAATCGCACGATTTCGGCGACATCATCGACGACCGCTACACGGTCTCGGACAAGATCGAACTGCTGCTCGGTCATTTCAAACCCGGAGAATCGCGGCGTTTTGAAACACTTTTCCAGTCCGCCACGACCAAGGCGGAAGTCATCGTCACATTCCTCGCGCTGCTGGAGCTGATGAAGTTGAACCAATTCATCGTCCGCCAGAACGAGCTGCTCGGAGACATCGTCATCGAGCGGCGCGACAACCAGTCCGTTGCCGCGCTGGAAGCCGCGGAGGTGGGTGCGGATTACGCGTGA
- a CDS encoding DUF1501 domain-containing protein: MKSQDNNSFFSRRSFLRQSACASLGITGVVNTLAHLRLVNSALAQTTPAGGYKALVVLFLFGGNDSNNLLIPRRTHGSYEQYKTARGVLKILDSNDPAYVAGQPASIPLTGGGADYGTHPAAGGIADLFNSGELAFVANVGTLVHPTTRAQYNAGTVPLPPQLFSHSDQQVQWQSSVPDQPFSRGWGGRVADLLASQGHAQGQVSLSVSLAGINSLQVADQEVQYAVTPEGAIPLAGYSNASGPYGAALNTDGTYKTSLTGKRLKAFDDITNHTYQHLLDDDHAKVVKRARANEGLIGAALTAAATSGVDFDAQFANAQSPLGDQLKSIAKLIAGRVSLGNSRQIFFASIGGFDTHQDQLDAQNNLLGELGNSLKAFNETLKALGVNDNVVTITHSDFTRTLTPNGQDAATAGSDHGWGGHQIVLGGPVNGGQIYGSFPSLALGAGLDAGSSNRGRWIPTTSVDQYAAVSANWLGVDANYLADIFPNLSRFENPFGGSANLGFL, translated from the coding sequence ATGAAATCCCAAGACAACAACTCCTTCTTTTCCCGCCGCTCGTTCCTCCGGCAGTCCGCCTGCGCCTCGCTCGGCATCACAGGAGTGGTGAACACCCTGGCCCATCTCCGGCTGGTGAACTCCGCGCTGGCCCAGACCACACCGGCGGGAGGCTACAAGGCTCTGGTCGTGCTGTTCCTCTTCGGCGGGAACGACTCGAACAACCTGCTCATCCCGCGCCGCACCCACGGCTCCTACGAACAATACAAGACCGCCCGCGGCGTGCTCAAGATCCTCGACTCGAATGATCCTGCCTACGTCGCCGGACAGCCGGCCTCCATTCCGTTGACCGGTGGCGGCGCGGACTACGGCACTCACCCCGCGGCGGGAGGGATCGCGGATCTTTTCAACAGCGGAGAGCTGGCCTTCGTGGCAAACGTGGGCACTCTGGTGCATCCGACCACGCGCGCCCAATACAACGCGGGTACGGTGCCCCTGCCACCACAGCTTTTCTCGCATTCGGACCAACAGGTCCAGTGGCAGAGTTCGGTGCCGGACCAGCCTTTCAGCCGTGGCTGGGGCGGACGGGTTGCCGATCTGCTGGCCTCGCAGGGACATGCGCAGGGGCAGGTGTCGCTTTCCGTCAGCCTGGCCGGCATCAACAGCCTGCAGGTGGCGGATCAGGAGGTGCAGTATGCCGTCACTCCGGAGGGGGCCATTCCATTGGCCGGCTACAGCAATGCCAGCGGTCCTTATGGTGCCGCGCTCAATACGGATGGAACTTACAAGACAAGCCTCACCGGCAAGCGGCTCAAGGCCTTCGACGACATCACCAACCATACGTACCAGCACCTGCTTGATGACGACCATGCGAAAGTGGTGAAACGGGCCCGCGCGAACGAGGGGCTCATCGGAGCGGCCCTCACGGCTGCGGCGACCTCGGGCGTGGATTTCGACGCACAGTTCGCGAACGCCCAGTCGCCCCTCGGCGATCAGCTGAAATCGATCGCGAAACTCATCGCGGGCCGTGTCAGTCTGGGCAACAGCCGCCAGATCTTCTTCGCCAGCATCGGCGGCTTCGACACGCACCAGGACCAGCTCGACGCACAGAACAATCTGCTGGGAGAGCTCGGCAACAGTCTCAAGGCATTCAACGAGACCCTCAAGGCGCTCGGGGTGAACGATAATGTGGTCACCATCACCCACTCGGACTTCACCCGCACCCTCACGCCCAACGGTCAGGATGCTGCCACGGCCGGGTCCGATCACGGCTGGGGCGGCCACCAGATCGTCCTCGGCGGTCCGGTGAATGGCGGGCAGATCTACGGTTCCTTTCCTTCCCTCGCTCTGGGCGCGGGGCTGGACGCCGGGTCGAGCAACCGGGGTAGATGGATACCGACGACCTCGGTGGACCAATATGCGGCTGTTTCCGCGAACTGGCTGGGCGTCGATGCCAACTACCTCGCGGATATTTTTCCGAACCTTTCACGGTTTGAGAATCCCTTCGGCGGCAGCGCGAACCTGGGCTTCCTCTGA